The genomic interval CGAATATACGCCACAGTCATCGCGCTGATCGCAGGCTCGTCCTTCTGAAGCTTCACCTGGAAGTTTTGTACGGTCGCTCTTACATCCTTCGGCGTCACGCCTAAATTTTTCAAAATAGAGCTGAACTTGTACTCATTCGTCTCACCCATCAGCTTCTCCATCGCCTGAAGAAGAACCGTTACAATGCCCTGCTTATTGCCAAGCAGCAAAATCAGCTCCTCCGGAGACTTCTCCCCGATCAGGCTGCCAATCGTTCCTTCAACGCCTTTACGGCTGCTGCCATCGCCAAACATAAAGACGAGAAAGTCTTCCAATCTAATGTTCTCGTCACCGCCTGCAGCTGCAATCGTCTTCAAGGTTGCTCGAAATTCTGGATTCGTGCGAATAGCCTCCAAATCAGAGGCTTCAGGGTCGTAACGGAAGGAGCCTACAGCCTTGATCAACCGGAACAGGCTCGCTTTAAGTTCCGCTTTGTCGGCAGACTCAGGAAGCTTCTCGCTAATTTTTGTCCAAATCGGATCGATCAGCTGCTGGTTTGTTGCTTCATCCAGACCGGCAATTTCATCTCGCAAATTTTTAACCTCTTGCATGTCCGTCTTGTCCCCAGCTGCTAGTGCAGCATATAGAGCCTGCATACGCTCCAAAAACACGCTTGAAGGCAGCGCAGCTTCTGCAGCACTCGCCGCTTGAACAAATCCCAGCTTCTCGGTCAGCCCTTTCTGGCTGAGCGGTAATCCGCCTAGCGATGCTGTAAGCATGGAGATCGCCAGCGCGGATAAGGTTACTTTTTTTCGAAACGTCATTTCATTCACCTCTGGTCATTAGTTTGGTTTAAAATTGCAATACAGGTATTTGCTGCTTTACGCCTTGATTAAGGCTAGGGCGGCCTACGGAGTAATAAACAAATTCAGTACCAACCAAATGCTCCTCTTCGAAAACATTGCGGCCGTCAATCAGAATCGGACTTTTTAATACTTGTTGAAGCAGTCCAAGGTCAACATGTGAGAACTCCTCCCACTCTGTCAGCAAGCAAAGCGCATCCGCATCTTTTGCCGCTTCCATCGCGTCCTCACACCATTCAACACCGCTAATTTCATATAAAGTACGGAAGTTGTCAGTCGCAATAGGGTCATAAGCCTTGACCTTAACGCCGTTGTCCACCAAATGTTGAATAATTTCCGATGCTGGCGAATCGCGCACATCATCGGTATTCGGCTTGAATGCAAGCCCCCATACTGCAATCGTCTTACCTGAAAGCTCACCTTGAAATATCGTCTCCAGCTTGCGAATGACGTTAAAGCGTTGATCCTGATTGACCTCTACTACCGAGCGCAGCAGCTTGAACTCATAATCAACATGTCCGGCAATTTGAATTAAGGCGCTTGTATCTTTAGGAAAACAAGAGCCCCCGTAGCCGATTCCCGCTTTTAGGAACGATGGGCCAATTCGCTTGTCATAACCCATTCCTTCAGCTACCTTCGTTACATCTGCGCCTACCTTCTCGCAAATATTAGCGATCTCATTGATAAATGATATTTTGGTAGCTAGAAATGCATTGGACGCATATTTAATCATTTCAGCGCTGCGAATATCTGTAATAACGATTTGTTCCGTTAAAGGAATATGAAGCAGCTTCATAATTTCTGCTGCGCTTTGTGAGCTGGCTCCAATAATAATGCGATCGGGATGCAGCGTATCTTGTATCGCCGAGCCCTCGCGCAAAAACTCTGGCAGCGAGATACTGTCAAACAACTCACTCGTGTGGGAGGCGATGACGGTTGCTAGACGTTCATTCGTTCCAACGGGTACAGTGCTTTTTACCGCTATGATTTTATAACCGTTCATCGCCTTTGCAATCTCTATGGCTGCTTGGTCAATGTAAGATAGATTAGCCTCGCCATTTGGCAGCGGAGGTGTTCCTACCGCCAAAATAATAATGTCCGATTGCTGTACCGCGCTTCGCAAATCAGTCGTGAAGGTGAGCATTCCTGCTGCTCGGTTCGACGCTGCTAGCTCCTTGAGGCCTGGCTCATAGATCGGAATGCCGCCAGCGTTTAGTGTCTCAATTTTGCGCGGGTCCTTGTCTACGCAAATGACGCGATTGCCAAGCTCCGCATAACAAATGCCCGACACGAGCCCCACGTAGCCAGTTCCAATAACCGTGATGTTCATGCTATTCGCTCCTTCATTGAATGATTTATTTATACGGTGCATAGTTGCATAATCTCATTCCAATCGAAGGCAAGCCGGACGATGTCCT from Paenibacillus sp. FSL K6-3182 carries:
- a CDS encoding UDP-glucose/GDP-mannose dehydrogenase family protein — protein: MNITVIGTGYVGLVSGICYAELGNRVICVDKDPRKIETLNAGGIPIYEPGLKELAASNRAAGMLTFTTDLRSAVQQSDIIILAVGTPPLPNGEANLSYIDQAAIEIAKAMNGYKIIAVKSTVPVGTNERLATVIASHTSELFDSISLPEFLREGSAIQDTLHPDRIIIGASSQSAAEIMKLLHIPLTEQIVITDIRSAEMIKYASNAFLATKISFINEIANICEKVGADVTKVAEGMGYDKRIGPSFLKAGIGYGGSCFPKDTSALIQIAGHVDYEFKLLRSVVEVNQDQRFNVIRKLETIFQGELSGKTIAVWGLAFKPNTDDVRDSPASEIIQHLVDNGVKVKAYDPIATDNFRTLYEISGVEWCEDAMEAAKDADALCLLTEWEEFSHVDLGLLQQVLKSPILIDGRNVFEEEHLVGTEFVYYSVGRPSLNQGVKQQIPVLQF